The Populus alba chromosome 4, ASM523922v2, whole genome shotgun sequence genome contains a region encoding:
- the LOC118033048 gene encoding syntaxin-61: protein MSSAQDPFYIVKEEIQESIDKLQSSFHQWERISSDSGEQVHLTKELLAACESIEWQVDELDKAISVAARDPSWYGIDEAELEKRRRWTSTARAQVGNVKKAVVAGKELNLSGTASVNGMRRELMRMPDIQQTDKSNQYTQDNDDFIQSESDRQMLLIKQQDEELDELSASVERIGGVGLTIHEELLAQERIIDDLDTEMDTTSNRLDFVQKKVAMVMKKASAKGQLMMIVFLVVLFIILFVLVFLT from the exons ATGTCGTCAGCACAAGACCCGTTTTATATTGTGAAAGAGGAGATTCAAGAATCT ATTGACAAGTTGCAATCTTCATTTCACCAATGGGAACGGATTTCTTCTGACTCTGGAGAGCAAGTGCATCTTACAAAGGAGCTGCTTGCTGCTTGTGAGAGCATTGAGTGGCAG GTGGATGAATTGGACAAAGCAATATCTGTAGCAGCTAGAGATCCTTCTTGGTATGGCATTGATGAAGCAGAACTTGAAAAACGGAGGAGATGGACCAGCACTGCTCGCGCTCAG GTGGGCAATGTGAAGAAAGCAGTAGTAGCTGGAAAAGAGTTGAATCTCAGTGGAACTGCTAGTGTGAATGGGATGCGCAGAGAATTAATGAGGATGCCTGATATACAACAGACTGACAAATCCAATCAGTATACTCAAGATAACGATGATTTTATACAATCAGAATCAGATAGACAAATGCTTCTTATAAA GCAACAGGATGAAGAGTTGGATGAGCTTAGTGCAAGTGTGGAGAGAATTGGAGGTGTTGGCCTAACCATACACGAAGAACTACTTGCACAG GAAAGGATCATAGATGATTTGGATACGGAAATGGACACTACATCAAATCGACTTGATTTTGTTCAG AAAAAAGTGGCTATGGTCATGAAGAAGGCCAGCGCAAAGGGGCAACTTATGATGATAGTGTTCTTGGTAGTTTTGTTCATCATCCTATTTGTTCTGGTCTTCTTGACCTAA
- the LOC118033047 gene encoding uncharacterized protein, whose product MSYDTGVYRVHQFSAYNNNFEPACQLAPFDHAYHKQGEDLGNTTNDLLLGIWDILKFQAKWLEEKLEYFKDNSLSQEDLNRQTEDLRNIVNRAGRVIEDQNNEILERFSGFKREIEKIFNEKNLDRKFEHTEKVIRDCLDDVEYRISKLERMGRDILEEVRNSSGKTDVEKLVLENNRILRKLDEEKLATQSDIRNIRIPGLEQLVRREDLKDLERQIDPRTLVRRTDLKQEYILQQLEENNRILKNFDVRELEQIIRKQTRELEEIRNEISRKIDRIPVDSSIERELEKAQEQLRKISQLIGADSRRY is encoded by the coding sequence ATGAGTTATGATACTGGAGTCTACAGAGTTCATCAATTTAGCGcttataataacaattttgagCCTGCCTGTCAACTTGCTCCTTTTGACCATGCTTATCATAAGCAGGGTGAGGACCTAGGAAACACTACTAATGATCTGTTACTAGGGATTTGGGACATATTAAAATTTCAGGCTAAGTGGTTAGAAGAAAAGTTGGAATATTTCAAAGACAATTCACTCTCTCAGGAGGATCTAAATAGACAGACCGAGGATCTTAGAAATATAGTAAATCGTGCAGGTCGAGTAATAGAGGATCAGAATAATGAAATATTGGAGAGATTTAGCGGGTTTAAGAGAGAGattgaaaagatatttaatGAGAAGAATCTGGACAGAAAATTTGAACATACTGAGAAAGTGATTAGAGATTGTCTAGATGATGTTGAATACAGGATATCTAAATTAGAAAGAATGGGGAGGGATATATTGGAAGAAGTAAGAAATTCTAGTGGAAAAACAGATGTGGAGAAATTGGTACTCGAAAACAATCGAATACTAAGAAAGTTGGATGAAGAAAAGTTGGCTACTCAGAGTGATATTAGAAACATTAGAATCCCAGGATTAGAGCAACTGGTAAGAAGAGAAGATTTGAAAGATTTGGAAAGGCAAATAGATCCTAGAACTTTAGTAAGAAGAACTGATCTGAAACAAGAATATATCTTACAACAGcttgaagaaaataataggatacttaaaaattttgatgttaGAGAGTTGGAGcaaattattagaaaacaaacaaGAGAACTGGAAGAGATCCGAAatgaaatatcaagaaaaattgATAGGATTCCTGTGGATTCATCTATTGAAAGAGAACTAGAAAAAGCTCAGGAACAACTGCGTAAAATATCCCAGCTCATAGGAGCAGATTCTAGGAGATACTGA
- the LOC118033046 gene encoding uncharacterized protein, with protein MDSKEILFGEIKLTAVSNGNYKYCSQQEDVLSEKEKIILDNLFFAHERRLRKVFANALAACQQHYKDLLSEKQDVLRRVKLALEDLVPVIGRLPDEDQFRNIFSSYMQLQDIEDLYILRKGNTEEDTSHAMEITYAKAGWCMPNLKTYLPAYTMLQQEAIKRNLEYLEEASEEVYRLIIQKLHSESKGFKSLKQHLEMATINTHVSPTMLSSDSGLISLVVARLGSPETLVSGFFENGLLHKLEVDTTSYREATLLPGCVQQSLAAYVTEVRRLKKIVPQKIFLTFYSTGPDWENDGVSYFPSYHLILMDYDEELAKPNHSIKREWQEAWMEEKEVQKRKALSMKIIVETLRYIFRDSCPYLKIYAISSRILMLGKRIYGNNRHGWYQARQRELFDRINNWCNGEFEASAFCKGHYCSLMQGCFHKCTICQ; from the coding sequence ATGGACTCTAAAGAAATCTTATTTGGAGAAATAAAGCTCACTGCAGTGAGCAATGGAAACTACAAGTACTGTAGCCAACAAGAAGATGTAttatcagaaaaagaaaaaattatacttgATAATCTTTTTTTCGCGCACGAAAGAAGGTTACGAAAAGTGTTTGCTAATGCTCTGGCCGCTTGTCAGCAACACTACAAAGATTTATTATCTGAAAAGCAAGATGTACTCCGCAGAGTAAAACTTGCTTTAGAGGATCTAGTTCCAGTAATCGGTAGATTACCGGATGAAGAtcaatttagaaatatattctCGAGTTATATGCAGTTGCAGGATATTGAAGATCTGTATATCCTTCGCAAAGGAAATACAGAAGAAGACACAAGTCATGCAATGGAAATCACCTATGCAAAAGCAGGATGGTGTATGCCAAATTTGAAAACTTATTTGCCTGCATATACCATGTTACAACAAGAAGCCATCAAAAGGAATCTGGAGTACCTTGAAGAAGCCTCTGAAGAAGTCTATCGATTGATCATCCAAAAACTTCATTCGGAATCGAAAGGATTCAAGAGTCTCAAGCAACATTTAGAAATGGCAACCATCAACACCCATGTCTCTCCAACAATGCTCAGTTCAGATTCAGGATTAATTAGCCTCGTCGTTGCAAGACTTGGAAGTCCAGAAACATTAGTCAGTGGATTCTTTGAGAATGGGTTACTACACAAACTTGAAGTTGACACTACAAGTTACAGAGAAGCCACTTTACTTCCAGGATGTGTTCAACAATCTCTTGCGGCCTATGTCACAGAAGTTCGGAGGCTCAAGAAGATCGTTCCACAAAAAATCTTCTTGACATTCTACAGCACAGGGCCAGATTGGGAAAATGATGGAGTTAGTTACTTCCCCAGTTATCATCTAATTCTTATGGATTATGATGAGGAACTTGCGAAGCCTAACCATTCAATAAAGCGGGAATGGCAAGAAGCGTGGATGGAAGAAAAGGAGGTGCAGAAGAGAAAGGCATTATCCATGAAAATTATAGTCGAGACTTTGCGCTATATTTTTCGTGATTCTTGTCCTTACCTGAAGATTTATGCAATATCTTCAAGAATCTTGATGCTGGGAAAACGTATTTATGGAAACAATAGGCATGGATGGTATCAGGCTCGGCAACGAGAACTTTTTGACAGAATCAATAACTGGTGCAATGGAGAATTTGAAGCTAGTGCTTTTTGTAAAGGACATTATTGCTCCTTGATGCAGGGATGCTTTCACAAATGCACCATCTGTCAGTGA